DNA from Bacteroidales bacterium:
GATTAAAAGCGTAGAATCATTGTTCATGCCTTCTTCCAAAGCACCCAATATCGTCATTGAACCCATGCAATACAATAAAAAAGCAGTAAGCATACCTTCCGAAAACTTATCTCCTCCGAATTTGATTTTTTTCTTAATTGCATCTGCTTGCCGTTCGGTAAACTTTTCAATATTTAAAGCTTCACCAATAATCCCGCCTATTACAAGGCTGAATACCAATATCAAATAAGAACCGGTTTTCATGGCCATTACAAAACCCAAGAATAATGTAAATAATCCTAAGCCTTGAAAAACGGTAAGTACAATTCTTTTCGGAAGTTTGGTTTTTAAAAGCAAACCTATACCGCTTCCGATGATTACGGCAATGATATTGATTATGGTTCCTGTCATAAAATACTTTTTTATTGCAAATATACTTTTTGCGTATGATTAATCGTTTTACCTGAAAGTTGAATAAAGAAAATGCCGTGCAGATTATTTAATTCGTAATTAATTTCATTATAGCCCGAATTAAACATTTGTGATTCAATATTTTTAATTGTTCTGCCTTGTACATCGTATATTTTAATGCTTACAAATTGTTCTTGCGTAAGCTTAAACGAACAAAACTTATCGGTAATTCTAATCTCCGTTTCATTTACAGAATTTATATCCGTTCCCGGAAGAAATATTTCTTGTGCAACTGAACCGGTCGCATATTCCATATCTACATCAAGAAGTAAGGATGCTGTTACGGCAAAATCAGGAAGAACTCGATAAGTATCGGATATATAATTTTGTTTAACATCAGGTCCAATAGCCAGAAACATAATATGCTTGCAACCTTCACAACCGCAACCATGCCCGGAAAAATCATCTGTATGTCTGCCGTGGTCATTTGTAACCAATAGAGTTGTATTGTCTTTATAAAAAGGATCATTTTGAATGAAATCCCATAATCTAAAAACAAGACTGTCAGCAGTTTTTATAGCTCCGGTATAGTTCTCCCAAACATCGCTGTGTCCTTCAGAGTCGACATTTGCCAAATACACCCATAATAATTGGGGTTGGTATGTAGCCATATCTGCCTTGGCTTGAATAACAACATCTTCATCAGAATAATTTTGACTGACTGTATAAGGCCAATAATCCGAACCGTATTCATTATGAAAACTTTGTAACCAAAGTGAACTGACATACTTTAATTCATAAATACATTTTGTATCCGGTTGATTTTTTTGTTTTCTGAAATATTCAAATAATGAAGGATCAACGGTATATTGTGTATTTGAACCTTGATAATTAATACCTATTACATCCGTCCATAATCCGCACCATAAAGCCGGGACAGCTCTTGATGTATAAGTAATGCCGTCATTATAGAATTCAGAAATTATGGTTCCTTCCTCTGCCAGTGCTGCCATTTTAGGAATATAAGTATGTGCAGGATCTCCGAATGTTTCTGTATATCTTGCTCCGTCAATAATGACAACAACCACATTTTTTGTTTGGGAGAACAACAGTTCTAATTTGAAAAATAGTAGGATTGCTAATAGGATATGTCTTAGTTTCATTTTATTCTTATATTAATTTTATAAAGCAATTATAGGTTTGTCATCCGAACAGTTTTCCGAAAAAACCTTTATTTTTTTCTTTCGGAACTTCTTTTATTTTTATCTCTGTTTGAATTTCTTCTGTTTGAACATCAATTTCCTTTATTTTATTTTTACCTATACCTATAGTTTGCATTACCGAACCGCAATACGGACAAGCAGAACTTTCTGAAAGTGAAAAAGGAGCGGCACAACCGGGACA
Protein-coding regions in this window:
- a CDS encoding DUF554 domain-containing protein, whose amino-acid sequence is MTGTIINIIAVIIGSGIGLLLKTKLPKRIVLTVFQGLGLFTLFLGFVMAMKTGSYLILVFSLVIGGIIGEALNIEKFTERQADAIKKKIKFGGDKFSEGMLTAFLLYCMGSMTILGALEEGMNNDSTLLITKSVMDGFSSIALASAFGIGVAFSVIPMLIFQGGLTLLAMYFGEFIDVIIVNELTAVGGILLIGLGINILDIKKIKVFNLFPALIIAVILAWVKFEFQLYI
- a CDS encoding alkaline phosphatase family protein, whose protein sequence is MKLRHILLAILLFFKLELLFSQTKNVVVVIIDGARYTETFGDPAHTYIPKMAALAEEGTIISEFYNDGITYTSRAVPALWCGLWTDVIGINYQGSNTQYTVDPSLFEYFRKQKNQPDTKCIYELKYVSSLWLQSFHNEYGSDYWPYTVSQNYSDEDVVIQAKADMATYQPQLLWVYLANVDSEGHSDVWENYTGAIKTADSLVFRLWDFIQNDPFYKDNTTLLVTNDHGRHTDDFSGHGCGCEGCKHIMFLAIGPDVKQNYISDTYRVLPDFAVTASLLLDVDMEYATGSVAQEIFLPGTDINSVNETEIRITDKFCSFKLTQEQFVSIKIYDVQGRTIKNIESQMFNSGYNEINYELNNLHGIFFIQLSGKTINHTQKVYLQ